Below is a window of Dromiciops gliroides isolate mDroGli1 chromosome 5, mDroGli1.pri, whole genome shotgun sequence DNA.
AGAGATTCCTATATAATTCTGCTAAAATCTGCCGCTAACAATACTTAATACAAGCTTGGCTCTCTGATAACCAGTTCATTCAGTCAAAAGCAGCTCGAGCTTTATAGTTCTAATACTATTAACGACAAAGGTATAAGAAGAACAACAAATTAGGAGTGTATAACTCACCTGAAACTTCAAAAAATTTCAGCTTCTACATGCCATTATTTGTTGTTTCTATCCTTATCTAAACCCTGTACCTGTTTTGGACACTAACATCCACATACTGAAGGAAGAATCTTTAAAAGGAATCCATGAAGGTTTTACTTGGAAAATAAGTCCTTCTGTCTCTTAAAAttatcaaaacagaaaaagaatatttttacaattattaatGCAATTTTATATGCAAAATCCTTAATCCAACTTTAAGAACTTGTTACTAAGACATATTCAAAGTCCATATATTCCATTAGAAACATTTTGGAGCTAATTTCATATGTGTGTGAtaatatacatggatatatacaagtgtataatatatatacatacgtacacacTAGTGATTTAATTGTGATAGTAATCAGTATAATAGACTACAGATGGTTATTTACTCTGGTTTAAGTGTTCTTTAATTTCTTAAGTTAATAATACTATAGcacatgtaagaaatgatgagcaggaggagttcagagaaacctggacggtcttgcgtgagctgatgatgagtgagatgagtagaaccagaagaacattctacacagtatcatcaacattgagtgttgatctactgtgatggactatattcttctcaccaatgcaatggtacagaagagttccagggaactcgtgatagaagaggatctccaaatccaagaaaaaaaaaaaagaactgcggtagtatagatgctgaatgaaccatactatttcttttgtttttgatgctgctgtttttttctattttgaggtttttcctcattgctctgattttttctcttatgactaatgaagaaataggattaatgttattatgtgtgtgtgtgtgtgtatatatgtatgtatatatatatatatatatatatatgcatatttatataacccatatcagattacctgctgtctaggggaggggggagggagggaagggagggagaaaaatctgaaattgaaagcttgtataaacaaaagttgagaactatctttacatgtaactgaaaaaaataaaatactttattaattaaaaaaaataggggcagctaggtggcacagtggatagagcaccggccctggagtcaggaggacctgagttcaaatgtggcctcagacacttaacacttactagctgtgtgaccctgggcaagtcacttaaccccaattgcctcaccaaataataataataataataataataatatagcacaGAGCATAGATATTATGTAATTATTCTTTATTACTCTAATATATTCCTTAGTGGCTTAAGTCAATGCAGTAATGTGTCCTTAGGTATTAATGAATTTTGAACTTGCTCTTGGTCTGGATAACTAAGTCCCTTTTACTGTGTTCATTGTGGCCCTAAAGGtagtatcttctaagctgaagaAACCAATCAGCATTAGAGATCATGACTGACCAGGACACCTTGTCATGTACATGGACGCTTGCTCCTTAAACTGATGTCCTAGATGGTCAATCAATCAGCTGAAAGGACATGACCTTTGTACATAGAGTCAATGTTCTTTCTCCCTGTCCATTAACAGCTATAGGAACATCTATAAGAGTCCCAGGAACATCTATTGAATTCATGAACTGTACCATTTGACTTTGTTATGTAAATGCAATGGGAGGAGTTATGACTTAAAATAATAAGGTATATGAACATTTAAGCCTCATAGGGGTATAAAAGTCTGAGACCAGTACAACTCATGGTCTTTCAAGTCCCACCCATGACTGACCGACTCTACTGTGAGACGTATTCTCTCTCAATAAGTGTATTTTCTACAGCTtagagactttgctgtttcttttctttgtcagacttagaaatttttgtgacatTAGAGATCAGTCTCATCTTGCGGTTTTTGCAAAATACACTACTACATTTAATTAGAAAATATCTTATTCCCCTCTCATGGGGATATTATCCTCCTATAATCTTGAAGGAATGGGTTACTTCAAGGACCTAATCTTACCCATTACTATATCAATACTAAGTGGATGGTAAGCCTACCAAATAATATGGAATTGACTACAAATTCAGgatgaaaaaaagattttatgcTTGCATCATATTATAGTGACCCAAAGATGTATTAGTATGAATCTATTAATAGATTTAGTATAGCAACAATAAAACTTTTACAGTTCACCTGCCCTGATTATAGAAATTTACtatgaaatggaaaaagagagacaTAGTTATAACAATATTAAGACTGTCCCTTTAAAGGCACAAACTGACCTGACATAAACCGCAACAGGGAAAAAActcccttagctctgtttgattccagGTGAAACTCATATCTAACAGCCAATAATGCTACAGTGATCCATATTTATTCATAGGGTATCAAAGCCAGGTCCAGAATTAATCAAGTGGGAAAATTTACTggtgaaaaaggaaatagcacaatggaaaaactgaggcaagagcATCGTACCTTCTGCTATTGCAAGGTTGTCCTCTCAACTTTTCCCAGGGACAGATATCCATCCATATCAGTTCTCAGTCTACATTCTCTTTGGAAAGCAGTTGGCAATTCCCTTGAATGAGGAATTGTTGACTTCATGACAATTCAGACAATCATACCCGAAATCAAACTCAGAATAATATCAGATTACAGTCACACAAGGTTTTACCTCGAAAAGCAAAACTTCACTAACCATAACTTAGGATCAGGTTATTATCGTAAGAACAGTTAACAATAAGCATAAATAAGGACTTTTTTGTCCTTCTATTATTAAGGATTATcacattctgggttttttttttttttggcttgttgGAAGGGCATTTCTCCATGCTCAAAAAGTAATACATGGAATCCTTTGAGGGTATTTTCAAGGAACAGTATGATACGATACATCGCTTGGAAATCAGCCAATTGCGAAATATGGCCAAGATGTTCGCTCATCTCTTCTATACAGATTCACTTCCATGGAGTCTTCTTGAATGCATAACACTGAGTGAAGAAAATACTATGTCTTCCAGTAGAatttttgtcaaaatattttttcaagaatTTTGTGAATATATGGGACTACCTCAACTTAATGCAAGGCTGAAGGATGAAACATTGCAGCCATTCTTTGAAGGATTACTACCCCCAGGTAACCCAAGACACACTCGGTTTGCCATCAACTTCTTCACTTCCATAGGTCTTGGAGGTGTGATGGATGAATTAAGAGAACAGTCTGAAGAATGCCCCCAAGGTCATCCTAGCAAAGAAGCAGGATGTGGAGTCATCagattcctcctcttcctcctcttcctcctccgaCTCTGAGTCCTCAGACTCGGATTCCAATAGTAGTGATAGCAGCTCAGACTCGTCGAGTGGCAGCGACTCCTCATCCACAAGTGGCCATAGCTCAGATTCAggcaaagatcaaaggaaaaagggacaaaggaaaaggaaaaataaaaaaacagatacgacaattaagaaaaagaaaaccaggggaaaacaacacatggaaaataaaatggaaagaaaagacagcAAGAAACAGGCATTGAAGCAGAgcgaagaaaagggggaaaaaaaaaagaatgcggACCGAAATTTAAGAGATTCGAATTGGAGAGGGAACGCATCAAAACATGCTCCTGACAGAGAGACTACTGCAGAAAGAAACAGTTACTGGCTTTTAAAGGACAGACCTGGTGATACCAAGAAGAGGACagcagaaagaagaaattcttttttctgaTCAGGACAGAGGAAAACACCGAAACGAAGACAGTGAGAATCATAGGAGGAAAGAGAGCTCAAAGtcaagagaaaggaagacaaagtACCCGCACCCCAGAGATGGGGAAGACCGACATTGGAATGGGGCAGGAAAGCAATCTGAAAAACACAGCAGACATTCTGAGCAGTCCAGAGAATCAAGGAGGAAGCAAGACCAAGGAAGAGAAAACTCTCCAGCAAGGCGCAAAGAATTCCGAAATGCCTTACATTCAGTCTAAATTGAttgtttgttttacatttatTGCCGAACGTGATTTCAAAAAAGAACCTTTGTAAAAATTACGGGTTTGTATTAAATAGTTTGAAGAACGTTTTCAGTGAAAGGTGTTTTATAATCAGTTCTCCTCGCCCCCGAGCCCCGccccaccaaaacacacacacacacacacacacacacactttttgccCCTTGAATAAACTTATATGAAGAGAACGTTTTCACTTAAGAGAACATAAAGCTCGAGTATTCTTTGTTcgttatccactgtggcaccgaGCTGCCTGTCCCCCATGAAGTACCTCCTCTTAATGTGCACTCTGCAGATGTTTCACTTTTCCCATTGGGTTTTTCGTTACGAACCTTAATCTTGTAGAAGAGCAGTATTAATGTCTAGCTGGTTCACTTATGGAACAAAGAGGCAGAACTCAAGAGCTCACTTTGTATGGGTTATACCTTTTCACAGTATAATTTTGGCTTATAGACTAAATTAAAGCTTTTTCAGGTTGTGAATTTTTAATTAACTCCTTATTTTAGCTTTGTTTTCTCCCCTCAAAGCATGATCCCCTTGGATATCACTTAGGACAGCCTGCCAACTGACTAAAATTACTGTATAAATCATCTACTTCTTTACTTGAAACTGAGATAGTTTATATAGATAACAGAAATTACCACCAGAAAACCAAGTAGGAAGATTAGGCTAAACCCCTGTAAGGAAGAGAActtgccccttccctccctcctgtttGTGTTGTCTTTAGTTATGTTGGGTGTTGTCTCTTCCGAGTGCCTGTGGTCAAGTCCCTTCTACACAGCTCTCACTCCTGTCTGAATGCAGTGTCCTTGTCCATGTCCATATTCCTCTTGTGCCCTAAGGCTGAAGTTGAAGGGCAGTTACAAAGTTATTTACTGATTTTAGGAGAAAATCTGAAACTCTATTTCTAGTGCAAAGGAACTGCTTTTGTACTTTATCACTCTGGCTCTCCCCAAAGCACTGTTTATCCCCTAACtagatcttttaaaaacttttatgcCTGAGCACATGCTGTTATGTTCATTACATTAAATgattctaaaacaaaacaaaacaaatatttaaaaagacaaCTTTGTTGCCGGTAAACATACTGATACCTGAAAAAGTTGTTTTTAG
It encodes the following:
- the LOC122728697 gene encoding LOW QUALITY PROTEIN: pre-mRNA-splicing factor CWC22 homolog (The sequence of the model RefSeq protein was modified relative to this genomic sequence to represent the inferred CDS: deleted 2 bases in 2 codons; substituted 1 base at 1 genomic stop codon), with translation MFYDYLKGVSTIKNYEYKSKELWTEQMLESLLLERLMSVDLLSLGFLSGIDLKPIWVSTKSCTNMIRKLRTQEVIIISPRFSNRPSKATIKILATNPLDSLNMINISLDLQCWAEMETVLQQHGEDVEASTRKMTDDTSLDLVGEEGVRIITFWVFFFFGLLEGHFSMLKKXYMESFEGIFKEQYDTIHRLEISQLRNMAKMFAHLFYTDSLPWSLLECITLSEENTMSSSRIFVKIFFQEFCEYMGLPQLNARLKDETLQPFFEGLLPPGNPRHTRFAINFFTSIGLGGVMDELREQLKNAPKVILAKKQDVESSDSSSSSSSSSDSESSDSDSNSSDSSSDSSSGSDSSSTSGHSSDSGKDQRKKGQRKRKNKKTDTTIKKKKTRGKQHMENKMERKDSKKQALKQSEEKGEKKKNADRNLRDSNWRGNASKHAPDRETTAERNSYWLLKDRPGDTKKRTAERRNSFSDQDRGKHRNEDSENHRRKESSKSRERKTKYPHPRDGEDRHWNGAGKQSEKHSRHSEQSRESRRKQDQGRENSPARRKEFRNALHSV